One segment of Leptodactylus fuscus isolate aLepFus1 chromosome 7, aLepFus1.hap2, whole genome shotgun sequence DNA contains the following:
- the ISM2 gene encoding isthmin-2 isoform X2, protein MHGLPLLLLLLTFRLQCLSGAPTVTLQPAQDDLVTAQWKGTSEVAPEGLVSSPADIVTTQDPKLFLNLKGLSQANLSSENPNIQVTIEVDPSSQTEVELDLSDTRTAWGDPEWRSQHELFWPLFWEYNDFSDAEISTTDDMRLENPEDYSSQYDWEDNVLSGGDHDGPSPPGDNWMTNDKYLYGEDEDWSSWSPCSATCGHPNQKRTRSCGYSCTATESRVCDLPPCPGQEDDVENSTLLWTTDAKSISVTPETALQDSCDRWLTCKSEFLSNYLQRVLTELPSCPCFYPSEAVYNSLVLRDEKLARSFRWRDASGTRERLDIYNPGARFCLRSLLSRDSSSLGAQHCCYDHSLRLVTRGRAAGIPNLISAEFSPELHYKADVLPWILCKGDWSRIHPIRPPNNGYKCPENPSEEEYLAQKQEAQEF, encoded by the exons ATGCACGGGCTCCCGCTGCTCCTCCTGCTTCTGACCTTCCGCCTGCAGTGTCTATCAGGGGCCCCAACTGTGACCCTTCAGCCAGCCCAG GATGACTTGGTAACTGCCCAGTGGAAGGGAACTTCAGAAGTGGCCCCTGAGGGTTTGGTGTCTTCTCCTGCAGATATTGTAACCACACAAGATCCCAAATTGTTCTTGAACTTGAAGGGTTTGTCCCAGGCCAACCTAAGCTCTGAGAACCCCAATATTCAG GTGACCATTGAGGTGGACCCCAGTTCTCAGACAGAAGTTGAGCTGGATCTGTCAGACACTCGCACGGCTTGGGGTGACCCGGAGTGGAGATCTCAGCATGAGCTCTTTTGGCCACTTTTCTGGGAATACAATGACTTCTCTGATGCAGAAATTTCCACAACAGATGACATGCGGTTAGAAAACCCAGAGGACTACTCATCACAGTATGACTGGGAAGACAACGTCCTCAGTGGAGGAGACCATGATGGACCCAGTCCACCCGGTGACAACTGGATGACCAACGATAAGTATCTTTATGGTGAG GATGAGGATTGGAGTTCTTGGTCTCCTTGCAGCGCAACTTGTGGTCACCCAAATCAAAAACGCACCCGCTCCTGTGGATATTCCTGTACAGCCACAGAATCTCGTGTTTGTGACCTTCCTCCTTGTCCTG GACAAGAGGATGATGTAGAGAATTCAACACTTCTGTGGACAACTGACGCCAAGAGCATCTCTGTGACCCCAGAGACAG CCCTCCAGGATAGCTGTGACCGGTGGCTAACCTGTAAGAGTGAGTTTCTCAGTAACTATTTGCAGCGAGTGCTGACAGAATTGCCCAGCTGCCCGTGTTTTTACCCCTCGGAGGCAGTGTACAATTCCTTGGTGCTGCGGGATGAGAAGTTGGCCCGTAGTTTCCGGTGGCGTGATGCTAGCGGAACGCGGGAGAGACTGGATATCTACAACCCTGGTGCTCGCTTTTGTTTGCGTTCTTTGCTTTCAAGAGACAGTAGCAGCCTGGGTGCTCAACATTGCTGCTATGACCATTCCCTGAGATTAGTGACTCGTGGCCGAGCGGCTGGGATCCCAAACCTCATCAGTGCTGAGTTCTCTCCTGAACTTCATTACAAGGCAGATGTTCTGCCATGGATTCTGTGCAAAGGTGACTGGAGTCGCATCCACCCCATTCGTCCCCCAAACAATGGATACAAGTGTCCTGAGAACCCTTCTGAAGAGGAGTACCTTGCCCAGAAGCAGGAAGCTCAGGAATTCTAG
- the ISM2 gene encoding isthmin-2 isoform X1 — protein MHGLPLLLLLLTFRLQCLSGAPTVTLQPAQDDLVTAQWKGTSEVAPEGLVSSPADIVTTQDPKLFLNLKGLSQANLSSENPNIQVTIEVDPSSQTEVELDLSDTRTAWGDPEWRSQHELFWPLFWEYNDFSDAEISTTDDMRLENPEDYSSQYDWEDNVLSGGDHDGPSPPGDNWMTNDKYLYDYEDEDWSSWSPCSATCGHPNQKRTRSCGYSCTATESRVCDLPPCPGQEDDVENSTLLWTTDAKSISVTPETALQDSCDRWLTCKSEFLSNYLQRVLTELPSCPCFYPSEAVYNSLVLRDEKLARSFRWRDASGTRERLDIYNPGARFCLRSLLSRDSSSLGAQHCCYDHSLRLVTRGRAAGIPNLISAEFSPELHYKADVLPWILCKGDWSRIHPIRPPNNGYKCPENPSEEEYLAQKQEAQEF, from the exons ATGCACGGGCTCCCGCTGCTCCTCCTGCTTCTGACCTTCCGCCTGCAGTGTCTATCAGGGGCCCCAACTGTGACCCTTCAGCCAGCCCAG GATGACTTGGTAACTGCCCAGTGGAAGGGAACTTCAGAAGTGGCCCCTGAGGGTTTGGTGTCTTCTCCTGCAGATATTGTAACCACACAAGATCCCAAATTGTTCTTGAACTTGAAGGGTTTGTCCCAGGCCAACCTAAGCTCTGAGAACCCCAATATTCAG GTGACCATTGAGGTGGACCCCAGTTCTCAGACAGAAGTTGAGCTGGATCTGTCAGACACTCGCACGGCTTGGGGTGACCCGGAGTGGAGATCTCAGCATGAGCTCTTTTGGCCACTTTTCTGGGAATACAATGACTTCTCTGATGCAGAAATTTCCACAACAGATGACATGCGGTTAGAAAACCCAGAGGACTACTCATCACAGTATGACTGGGAAGACAACGTCCTCAGTGGAGGAGACCATGATGGACCCAGTCCACCCGGTGACAACTGGATGACCAACGATAAGTATCTTTATG ATTATGAGGATGAGGATTGGAGTTCTTGGTCTCCTTGCAGCGCAACTTGTGGTCACCCAAATCAAAAACGCACCCGCTCCTGTGGATATTCCTGTACAGCCACAGAATCTCGTGTTTGTGACCTTCCTCCTTGTCCTG GACAAGAGGATGATGTAGAGAATTCAACACTTCTGTGGACAACTGACGCCAAGAGCATCTCTGTGACCCCAGAGACAG CCCTCCAGGATAGCTGTGACCGGTGGCTAACCTGTAAGAGTGAGTTTCTCAGTAACTATTTGCAGCGAGTGCTGACAGAATTGCCCAGCTGCCCGTGTTTTTACCCCTCGGAGGCAGTGTACAATTCCTTGGTGCTGCGGGATGAGAAGTTGGCCCGTAGTTTCCGGTGGCGTGATGCTAGCGGAACGCGGGAGAGACTGGATATCTACAACCCTGGTGCTCGCTTTTGTTTGCGTTCTTTGCTTTCAAGAGACAGTAGCAGCCTGGGTGCTCAACATTGCTGCTATGACCATTCCCTGAGATTAGTGACTCGTGGCCGAGCGGCTGGGATCCCAAACCTCATCAGTGCTGAGTTCTCTCCTGAACTTCATTACAAGGCAGATGTTCTGCCATGGATTCTGTGCAAAGGTGACTGGAGTCGCATCCACCCCATTCGTCCCCCAAACAATGGATACAAGTGTCCTGAGAACCCTTCTGAAGAGGAGTACCTTGCCCAGAAGCAGGAAGCTCAGGAATTCTAG